One window from the genome of Streptomyces sp. NBC_00287 encodes:
- a CDS encoding RidA family protein, translating to MTPDRVNPPELSPPTGFSHAVVATGTRLVFLAGQTALDTDGKIEGATLPAQFEKALRNLLTALRAAGGTPAHLARVTVYATDIEEYRAHAPELGGIWRRLAGRDYPAMAVVEVVRLWDKQAMVELDGFAVLP from the coding sequence ATGACACCGGACCGAGTCAACCCGCCCGAGCTGTCCCCACCCACGGGGTTCTCCCACGCGGTGGTGGCGACGGGAACCAGGTTGGTGTTCCTGGCGGGCCAAACGGCCCTGGACACGGACGGCAAGATCGAGGGCGCCACCCTCCCGGCCCAATTCGAGAAGGCCCTGCGCAACCTGCTGACGGCCCTGCGAGCGGCGGGCGGCACCCCGGCCCACCTGGCCCGCGTCACGGTCTACGCCACGGACATCGAGGAGTACCGCGCGCACGCCCCTGAACTGGGCGGCATCTGGCGGAGGTTGGCGGGGCGGGACTATCCGGCGATGGCGGTGGTGGAGGTCGTACGCCTGTGGGACAAGCAGGCGATGGTCGAGCTGGACGGCTTCGCGGTGCTGCCGTAG
- a CDS encoding DUF5999 family protein, whose protein sequence is MGAHASCSLTGSHAPRVVAAHPEQGWSLLCDGTIVFDDSGELLPDGRVVTPHRAPVDRLAMAA, encoded by the coding sequence ATGGGTGCCCACGCTTCGTGTTCCTTGACCGGTTCGCATGCTCCGCGCGTTGTCGCCGCGCATCCCGAGCAGGGGTGGAGCCTGCTGTGCGACGGCACGATCGTCTTCGACGACTCGGGTGAGCTGCTGCCGGACGGTCGGGTCGTCACGCCTCACCGTGCGCCGGTGGACCGGCTGGCGATGGCGGCCTAG
- a CDS encoding DUF6299 family protein, with product MPVRTALGVAAASALLLLAAPATPADADPYETVTVDPTGTLAADGTVTLSGTYRCTGGTGPVFVSSSVGKRSSSLRHGIGGTRAICDGMEHRWENTGKPSPGSLEPGPAHVEATVMELDSSGGLPLPSFHASQQQDVTLVEN from the coding sequence ATGCCCGTACGCACCGCCCTCGGCGTAGCCGCCGCCTCCGCCCTGCTCCTGCTCGCCGCTCCCGCCACCCCGGCCGACGCCGACCCCTACGAGACGGTGACCGTCGACCCGACCGGCACCCTCGCCGCCGACGGCACGGTCACTCTGTCCGGTACCTACCGCTGCACCGGCGGCACCGGCCCGGTGTTCGTCAGCTCCTCGGTGGGCAAGCGCTCGTCGAGTCTTCGCCACGGCATCGGCGGCACCCGCGCGATTTGCGACGGCATGGAACACCGCTGGGAGAACACGGGCAAGCCGTCCCCGGGTTCGCTCGAACCGGGCCCGGCCCACGTGGAGGCGACCGTCATGGAACTGGACTCCTCGGGCGGCCTGCCGCTGCCCTCCTTCCACGCCTCGCAGCAGCAGGACGTCACCCTCGTCGAGAACTGA
- a CDS encoding acyl-CoA dehydrogenase family protein, whose product MPAFSLEPERTAWCAELRLLAAERLRPLAEKGEPGQVNRPLVAELGQLGLLPRLFTSGALDVCLMRESLAYACTEAETALALQGLGAHPVHAHGTPAQRAHWLPRVGEGTAVAAFALSEPGAGSDAAALSLAAEPDGPDAWRLTGEKCWISNAPDADFYTVFARTTPGAGSRGVTAFLVPADRPGLTGTPLDMLSPHPIGTLTFDEVPVSADDILGEPDRGFRVAMGTLNLFRPSVGAFAVGMAQAALDATLTHTAQRDAFGGKLRDLQTVAHQVAEMALRTEAARLMVYAAATAYDEGAPDVPKRAAMAKLLATETAQYVVDQAVQLHGARALRRGHILEHLYREVRAPRIYEGASEVQRGIIAKELYADLEARA is encoded by the coding sequence ATGCCCGCATTCTCACTCGAACCGGAACGGACCGCATGGTGTGCCGAACTGCGTCTGCTGGCCGCCGAGCGGCTGCGTCCGCTCGCCGAGAAGGGCGAGCCCGGCCAGGTCAACCGCCCGCTGGTCGCCGAACTCGGCCAACTCGGGCTTCTGCCCCGCCTGTTCACCTCCGGCGCCCTCGACGTCTGCCTGATGCGCGAGTCCCTGGCCTACGCCTGTACGGAGGCGGAGACCGCGCTCGCCCTCCAGGGCCTGGGCGCCCACCCGGTCCACGCCCACGGCACCCCGGCCCAGCGCGCACACTGGCTGCCGAGGGTCGGCGAGGGCACGGCGGTGGCCGCGTTCGCACTGAGTGAGCCGGGGGCGGGCTCGGACGCGGCTGCCCTGTCCCTGGCCGCAGAGCCCGACGGCCCGGACGCCTGGCGCCTGACCGGCGAGAAGTGCTGGATCTCCAACGCCCCCGACGCCGACTTCTACACCGTGTTCGCGCGCACGACCCCGGGCGCAGGCTCCCGGGGAGTGACGGCGTTCCTGGTACCGGCCGACCGCCCCGGCCTCACCGGCACCCCCCTCGACATGCTCTCCCCGCACCCCATCGGCACGCTGACCTTCGACGAGGTCCCGGTCTCGGCCGACGACATCCTTGGCGAGCCCGACCGCGGCTTCCGAGTGGCGATGGGCACCCTGAACCTCTTCCGCCCCAGCGTCGGCGCCTTCGCGGTCGGCATGGCGCAAGCGGCCCTGGACGCGACCCTCACCCACACCGCCCAACGGGACGCCTTCGGCGGCAAGTTGAGGGACCTTCAGACGGTCGCCCACCAGGTCGCCGAGATGGCCCTGCGCACGGAAGCGGCCCGTCTGATGGTGTACGCGGCGGCGACGGCGTACGACGAAGGCGCCCCGGACGTCCCGAAGCGCGCGGCGATGGCGAAGCTGCTGGCGACCGAGACGGCGCAGTACGTCGTGGACCAGGCCGTCCAATTGCACGGAGCCCGAGCCCTGCGCCGAGGTCACATCCTGGAGCACCTGTATCGAGAGGTCCGGGCCCCTCGCATCTACGAGGGCGCGAGCGAGGTCCAACGAGGCATCATCGCCAAGGAGCTGTACGCCGACCTGGAGGCCCGAGCATGA
- a CDS encoding AMP-binding protein, which yields MNVSAHLDTFARDHLPPSDEWPELSFDLPELRYPERLNCAAELLHGPPDDRPAFHTATGRTWTYGELRARVDRLAHLLTGDLGVVPGNRVLLRGPTTPWLAACWLAVLKAGAVAVTVLAQQRPHELRTMCEMAEVSHALCDIRAVDDLAKAEIPGLRIATYGGDAPDDLLKRAAPSTPYPAVDTACDDVALIAFTSGTTGRPKGCMHFHRDVLAIADTFSKYVLQPHVGDVFTGSPPLGFTFGLGGLVVFPLRAGASALLLEQAGPKQLLPAVAEHRVTVLFTAPTAYRAMLAELDGHDISSLRRCVSAGENLPAATWRAWHERTGLRIINGIGATELLHIFVSAADEHIRPGTTGVPVPGWHARVVDADGREKPDGEPGLLAVRGPVGCRYLADPRQREYVRHGWNITGDTYVRESDGYFRYVARADDMIISAGYNIAGPEVEEALLRHPDVLETAVVGRPDAARGQVVMAFAVLRPGARRDAEALRTFVRAELAPYKCPREIVFLDALPRTATGKLQRFKLRLAADAEGDRQ from the coding sequence ATGAACGTCTCGGCGCATCTCGACACCTTCGCGCGCGACCACCTCCCGCCGTCCGACGAGTGGCCCGAGCTCAGCTTCGACCTGCCGGAGCTGCGCTACCCCGAACGGCTGAACTGCGCCGCCGAGCTGCTGCACGGCCCCCCGGACGACCGCCCGGCGTTCCACACCGCCACCGGCCGGACCTGGACCTACGGCGAGCTGCGCGCCCGTGTCGACCGGCTCGCGCATCTGCTCACCGGCGACCTCGGGGTGGTCCCGGGCAACCGGGTCCTGCTGCGCGGCCCCACCACCCCCTGGCTCGCGGCCTGCTGGCTCGCGGTGCTGAAGGCGGGCGCGGTCGCCGTGACCGTGCTGGCCCAGCAGCGCCCGCACGAGCTGCGCACGATGTGCGAGATGGCCGAGGTGAGCCACGCGCTGTGCGACATCCGGGCCGTCGACGACCTCGCCAAGGCGGAGATACCCGGGCTGCGGATCGCCACATACGGCGGTGATGCCCCGGACGACCTGCTGAAGCGGGCGGCGCCGAGCACGCCGTACCCCGCCGTGGACACCGCCTGCGACGACGTGGCGTTGATCGCCTTCACCTCCGGCACCACCGGACGGCCCAAGGGCTGTATGCACTTCCACCGGGATGTGTTGGCGATAGCGGACACCTTCTCCAAATATGTGCTCCAGCCACATGTGGGCGATGTCTTCACCGGCAGTCCCCCGCTCGGCTTCACCTTCGGACTCGGCGGGCTCGTGGTCTTCCCGCTGCGCGCCGGGGCGAGCGCGCTGCTGCTCGAACAGGCCGGTCCCAAGCAGCTGTTGCCCGCCGTCGCCGAGCACCGGGTGACGGTGCTGTTCACCGCGCCGACCGCCTACCGCGCGATGCTCGCCGAACTGGACGGGCACGACATCTCCTCGCTGCGCCGCTGTGTCTCGGCCGGCGAGAACCTGCCCGCCGCCACCTGGCGGGCCTGGCACGAGCGGACCGGGCTGCGCATCATCAACGGCATCGGCGCCACCGAGCTGCTGCACATCTTCGTCTCCGCCGCCGACGAGCACATCAGGCCCGGCACCACCGGGGTGCCGGTCCCCGGCTGGCACGCGCGCGTGGTCGACGCCGACGGCCGGGAGAAGCCCGACGGGGAGCCGGGGCTGCTCGCGGTGCGCGGACCGGTCGGCTGCCGCTATCTCGCCGACCCACGCCAGCGCGAGTACGTCCGCCACGGCTGGAACATCACCGGCGACACCTACGTCCGGGAGAGTGACGGCTACTTCCGCTACGTCGCCCGCGCGGACGACATGATCATCTCGGCCGGGTACAACATCGCGGGCCCCGAGGTCGAGGAGGCGCTGCTGCGCCACCCGGACGTGCTCGAGACGGCGGTCGTCGGCCGGCCCGACGCTGCGCGCGGGCAGGTCGTGATGGCGTTCGCCGTGCTCAGGCCGGGCGCACGGCGGGACGCGGAGGCGCTGCGCACTTTTGTACGAGCGGAACTCGCGCCGTACAAGTGCCCGCGCGAGATCGTCTTCCTGGACGCGCTGCCGCGCACGGCGACCGGCAAGCTCCAGCGGTTCAAGCTGCGCCTTGCGGCCGACGCCGAGGGTGACCGGCAGTGA